A genome region from Drosophila simulans strain w501 chromosome 2R, Prin_Dsim_3.1, whole genome shotgun sequence includes the following:
- the LOC6734715 gene encoding uncharacterized protein LOC6734715 produces MNLRKYNYLNTIYNKCRTLNCDKLRPENKYLNCVNVSGKLYSLYNLCEDIEAGNSLKKNQSKRNKRFRIKPLRSHKDTKISNLINPNIFERKSRRQSAKNTSDKGLMSSDVDMEPPLSVDPMERISEAEPSLETEKPRRPRGRPKKVVISSSPIVLDQGKENSMEIDDEQVALARILKTVKHKVSKYFEDMEMAACLPKQKKKSQQHGYRRKLGLGKQRQPGRIKKDSSKSSTDCSTTLVLRRSAGMSAAKLKKEQQLLQKDKKKQNSRMAVDWKQLDRPEKVKEPPIVLRRSARIQAAKLKKEALEAANLRESKLEKPSTRKVSSKPRINQLVVCRSCSNYNSITYPMPQYLNTIFECADINGRLYKLN; encoded by the coding sequence ATGAATCTAAGGAAGTATAACTATCTAAACACTATATATAATAAGTGTCGCACTTTAAATTGTGATAAATTGAGACCAGAAAATAAGTACTTGAATTGCGTTAATGTTAGTGGCAAGCTTTATAGCCTATACAATCTTTGTGAGGATATTGAAGCTGGGAACTCGCTAAAAAAGAATCAGTCCAAACGAAATAAGCGTTTTAGAATTAAACCTCTTCGATCCCATAAGGATACAAAAATCTCGAACCTGATAAATCCGAATATATTTGAACGCAAATCGCGAAGGCAATCAGCTAAGAATACTTCTGATAAGGGGCTAATGAGTTCTGACGTAGATATGGAACCTCCACTAAGTGTGGATCCAATGGAAAGGATCAGCGAAGCCGAGCCTAGTCTGGAAACTGAGAAACCACGACGACCGCGCGGAAGGCCCAAAAAGGTTGTGATATCCTCTAGTCCTATTGTTTTAGACCAAGGCAAGGAGAATTCTATGGAAATAGATGATGAGCAGGTGGCTCTCGCAAGGATATTAAAGACAGTAAAGCACAAGgtcagcaaatattttgagGACATGGAAATGGCTGCTTGTTTGCcgaagcaaaagaaaaagtcGCAGCAACACGGTTATCGCCGAAAATTAGGATTAGGTAAGCAGCGTCAACCAGGACGAATCAAAAAGGATTCGAGTAAAAGCAGTACTGATTGCTCAACAACACTGGTATTACGTCGAAGTGCGGGGATGTCAGCAGCAAAACtcaaaaaggagcagcagctatTGCAGAAGGATAAGAAGAAACAGAATTCCAGAATGGCAGTAGATTGGAAACAATTAGATAGGCCAGAAAAGGTCAAAGAACCACCCATTGTATTACGTCGCAGTGCCCGGATTCAAGCAGCCAAACTCAAGAAAGAGGCATTGGAGGCAGCCAATTTGAGAGAAAGCAAACTGGAGAAACCCAGTACTAGGAAGGTATCATCGAAACCTAGAATCAATCAACTAGTAGTGTGTCGTTCATGTTCTAATTACAACTCGATTACCTATCCTATGCCGCAGTATTTGAACACCATCTTTGAGTGCGCCGATATAAACGGGCGGCTctataaactaaattaa
- the LOC6734717 gene encoding splicing factor YJU2 produces MSERKVLNKYYPPDFDPSKIPRMKLAKNRQYTVRLMAPFNMRCKTCGEYIYKGKKFNARKEDVENETYLGIRIYRFYIKCTRCLQEISFKTDPQNTDYEIEAGATRNFMALKLAEEQARREEQELRDEEANNPMKLLENRTQQSRNEIETIESLEELRDLNRRQQTVDYNTLLQQYNTTETERERQEREEREDEDFIKSVNFKNKPEGSSRVVAEEIIEEIKDEPLDTLPAPPPAKQAKPSALSVSATSSSKVTAAQSLVKRKTPLVLVKPKATAVAKPTVATGTTHVEAKPAATKPSVVSAPPETKATNQPAAAPAGLSLLAAYSDSSEDSN; encoded by the exons ATGTCTGAGCGAAAGGTCTTAAAC AAATACTATCCCCCGGACTTCGATCCGTCGAAGATTCCGCGCATGAAACTGGCCAAAAACCGGCAGTACACGGTGCGATTGATGGCTCCATTTAATATGCGCTGCAAAACATGTggggaatatatatacaaggGCAAGAAGTTCAACGCTCGCAAGGAGGACGTGGAGAACGAAACCTACCTGGGCATCAGGATCTATCGGTTCTACATCAAGTGCACGCGCTGCCTGCAGGAGATCTCCTTCAAGACAGATCCGCAGAACACGGATTACGAGATTGAGGCGGGGGCCACCAGGAATTTCATGGCCCTCAAGTtggcggaggagcaggcaCGTCGCGAGGAGCAGGAATTGCGCGATGAGGAGGCCAACAATCCGATGAAACTGCTCGAGAACCGCACCCAACAGTCGCGCAACGAGATCGAAACGATCGAGAGCCTGGAGGAGTTGCGTGATCTCAACCGGCGCCAGCAGACAGTGGACTACAACACACTGCTGCAGCAGTACAACACGACGGAGACGGAGAGAGAGCGCCAGGAGCGGGAGGAGCGCGAAGACGAGGATTTCATCAA GTCCGTAAACTTTAAGAACAAACCAGAAGGAAGCTCCCGTGTTGTCGCTGAGGAAATCATTGAGGAGATCAAGGATGAACCGTTGGACACACTGCCAGCTCCACCACCAGCCAAACAGGCCAAGCCCAGCGCGCTTAGTGTCTCCGCCACATCGTCCAGCAAAGTAACCGCAGCGCAGTCCCTGGTTAAAAGGAAGACACCATTGGTGCTGGTTAAACCCAAGGCAACCGCAGTAGCAAAGCCCACGGTAGCCACTGGAACGACGCATGTTGAAGCCAAACCAGCCGCAACCAAGCCCTCAGTTGTATCTGCTCCACCGGAAACTAAAGCTACAAATCAGCCAGCTGCCGCTCCAGCTGGACTTTCCCTTTTGGCTGCCTACAGTGACAGCTCAGAGGATTCCAACTGA
- the LOC6734714 gene encoding ATP synthase subunit s, mitochondrial, whose protein sequence is MLLNKLPRITQLLARDPKDQRGIWGYVAVAFNQVDAERLSKVGANRLCAEWIIKNGGGVRFVESPSRLWKDYNSLPGENTQFCIKVVDASNSSIMKIGLEHLKDCRSIDTVIFHNCKHLENDGLEGLHHISSSLQRLQVSGCYNITDSGLAVIGELKNLRQLLIFDMIFVKNMEAVAASLKKQLPSCDIKATKMGLTLKPKE, encoded by the coding sequence atgttattaaataagcTGCCCAGGATAACGCAACTACTCGCCAGGGATCCCAAGGATCAGCGAGGCATCTGGGGCTATGTAGCTGTCGCCTTCAACCAGGTGGACGCGGAGCGGCTATCAAAAGTGGGTGCCAACCGCCTGTGCGCCGAGTGGATTATTAAAAACGGAGGCGGAGTGCGCTTTGTGGAGAGTCCCTCCAGGCTGTGGAAGGATTACAACTCGTTGCCGGGAGAGAATACACAGTTCTGCATCAAAGTGGTGGACGCGTCAAATTCGTCAATCATGAAAATAGGACTTGAGCACTTAAAGGACTGCCGGAGCATCGACACAGTCATCTTCCACAATTGCAAGCACTTGGAGAACGATGGCTTGGAGGGTCTTCATCACATCAGCAGCTCCCTGCAGCGACTCCAGGTCTCCGGTTGTTACAACATCACGGACTCCGGCCTTGCTGTGATTGGGGAGCTCAAGAATCTGCGACAACTGCTCATATTCGATATGATTTTCGTGAAGAACATGGAGGCTGTAGCCGCCTCTCTGAAGAAACAGCTTCCCAGCTGTGATATCAAGGCTACCAAGATGGGCCTAACTCTGAAGCCCAAAGAATAA
- the LOC6734718 gene encoding phosphatidylinositol phosphatase PTPRQ, whose amino-acid sequence MDATNWKQSFRIHALILVLWIAVVQGQTDGFLVAVSESQELAEKVEVTVVSTVYTLGFSISNEAEYSIDKVTCRNGSGSETEANAAHVCEKLNPCTFYTSVVSFRSNVSGKPPPSDQTIYAYTEYKQPKTTVTSVVATANTIRVTWQTTDRACVESFGITAKAPDYTKSFQLLNDKSAQTFVSLSACLTHTITLDTRNNASVVVDTDATDVDTQYAEPGDLVMNVTNLASGITMITWGDPSEKNCISNYVFKWQRNDCGTDQNQDTTTEEPSTETTNDIDYVTTTPMETTPDPPSDGVECEWTDVSSDGKLREYLLTDLQGCELYTFQVFINENTTAKASQTFTSAEKLVSAVNEPSPIAYPTQLHWTWSSPRNHPKCVANYNVTLTGPIQRPEIKTMNVITEETFAIFDDLDPCGIYLVEIVPNQLNGSAGTKYQEQSTVGEDQPSVIQDPVVEPEAYSMEVSWKTPEYADLCIDGYRLSGWMEDDKLIEVEALSVTTQNTSVVFDKNLLACQVYIIQIIPYTKESLDGQLRQVGVETKAAIVDYTKVKLEKTKAGSEFIDLTAFNADYNNSCPTIFALFTCNATTQVRNPYAERYVEGHSKQGFNASLSPLSPYATYVCRVILYNVAGPSEAAVVADVHTTTYFPEQPENVMLEKSTVSSLLFNWQPPTYTNGPIKYYQAFLMRHEASYFVPAECAEVEQDTKSETKGDPSVNFTGLAPAVRYMMQVAAQNDFGMGIYTAPVIGITLPAVSDIVTQLTVLSQGPVNNNAVYGANVTITWKVPCKSNGDIEYFQLAFNGTRKNFAPVSFERQVELDTGNKQGRMSYTETEMQPQFDYTVEVSVKNRNVEQLSSSVPGSWQSPPGLPTIPSEELIKQMRANVEETSNPTKTAIVRLPADIMTSESGDIKWVALMVSQKNCAGVPHLRYDVSSDWPKVLSYQEAGADGTGDCSLEYQTTEERWHPEPVQRQRRDGELTSDEEIVFTIGVDKCSEIKKTYCNGPLLPDTDYNVVVRLFTASGYSDAAVLNFKTKAAIKVTLILVSVCSCLLLAFVLGLTVLWVRKRLAWKRDSGQGIEDPFGNVIAKNFAIFYTEVAKPEKLAREFKEITVVALELSYSASELGCHKNRYADIYPYDKNRVILDIDAEGSDYINASFIDGHTRKKEYIATQGPKPESVMDFWRMILQYNVRVIVQVTQFREGNTIKCHEYYPYNLRGLTVTIKSKEVLELYDRTELTVVHDKYGLKEKVIHYYFKKWPDHGVPEDPMHLIMFVKKVKAEKRPSYSPIIVHCSAGVGRTGTFIGLDLIMQRLKSESKINIFETVKKLRFQRMKMVQTQQQYTFLYACTYELVKHKIPRAALKMEGRPKSVTEPAIPAPKKVSFPDVDVGSEYVSSAPMIDAENGVPILQLPARFSGQRRNSPPGENDGQTTSSNM is encoded by the exons ATGGACGCCACAAACTGGAAGCAATCGTTCAGGATTCACGCACTGATCCTTGTCCTGTGGATCGCTGTGGTCCAAGGACAAACCGATGGTTTCCTGGTGGCAGTGAGTGAGAGCCAGGAACTGGCGGAGA AGGTGGAGGTGACTGTGGTTTCTACGGTCTACACACTCGGCTTTAGCATCTCCAACGAGGCGGAGTACTCCATCGATAAGGTGACCTGTCGCAATGGATCCGGATCGGAAACCGAGGCCAACGCAGCGCACGTGTG CGAAAAGCTTAATCCTTGCACCTTCTACACGTCGGTGGTTTCATTCCGATCGAATGTCTCCGGCAAACCACCGCCTAGTGACCAAACGATCTATGCCTACACTGAATATAAGC AGCCCAAGACCACAGTGACCTCAGTGGTGGCCACAGCGAACACCATCAGGGTGACCTGGCAGACGACCGACCGCGCCTGTGTGGAGTCCTTTGGCATCACGGCAAAGGCGCCGGACTACACCAAATCCTTTCAGCTGCTGAACGACAAAAGTGCTCAGACTTTCGTGAGTTTGAGCGCCTGCCTGACGCACACGATCACCCTGGACACGCGGAACAATGCTAGCGTCGTGGTGGACACGGATGCCACCGATGTGGACACGCAGTACGCCGAGCCCGGCGATCTCGTCATGAACGTAACGAACCTAGCCAGTGGCATCACGATGATCACGTGGGGTGATCCCTCCGAGAAGAACTGCATCAGTAACTATGTCTTCAAGTGGCAACGCAACGATTGCGGAACGGATCAAAACCAGGATACCACCACGGAAGAGCCCAGTACGGAAACCACAAACGACATTGACTACGTTACCACCACGCCAATGGAGACCACACCAGATCCGCCCAGTGATGGAG TTGAGTGCGAGTGGACCGATGTCTCCTCCGATGGCAAGCTGAGGGAGTACCTCCTGACCGATCTTCAAGGATGTGAGCTGTACACCTTTCAGGTTTTCATCAACGAGAACACCACGGCCAAGGCTTCTCAGACCTTCACTTCGGCGGAAAAGT TGGTCAGTGCCGTCAATGAACCCAGTCCCATCGCCTATCCCACCCAGTTGCATTGGACTTGGTCCTCTCCCCGAAATCATCCCAAATGTGTGGCGAATTACAATGTAACGCTGACCGGACCCATTCAACGACCGGAAATCAAAACTATGAATGTGATCACAGAGGAGACGTTCGCTATCTTCGACGACCTTGATCCGTGTGGGATATACTTGGTGGAGATTGTGCCCAATCAGCTAAATGGAAGCGCTGGCACCAAGTACCAGGAGCAGAGCACCGTGGGCGAGGATC AGCCCTCTGTGATTCAAGATCCCGTCGTGGAACCAGAAGCCTACTCCATGGAGGTGAGCTGGAAGACGCCCGAGTACGCAGATCTCTGCATCGATGGCTACCGTTTGTCCGGCTGGATGGAGGACGATAAGCTGATTGAGGTTGAAGCACTTAGTGTTACCACCCAGAACACGTCGGTGGTTTTCGACAAGAATTTGCTGGCCTGTCAGGTGTACATCATCCAGATAATCCCATACACCAAGGAGAGCCTCGATGGCCAGCTCAGACAGGTCGGGGTGGAGACTAAAGCAGCTATAGTCGATTACACTAAG GTCAAGCTGGAAAAGACGAAAGCTGGCTCCGAATTCATCGATTTAACCGCCTTCAATGCGGACTACAACAACTCCTGTCCAACGATCTTTGCGCTCTTCACCTGCAATGCCACCACCCAGGTGCGAAATCCATACGCGGAGCGTTATGTGGAGGGACATAGCAAACAGG GTTTTAATGCCAGTCTCAGTCCACTTTCGCCCTACGCCACCTACGTCTGCAGAGTAATACTCTACAATGTGGCAGGACCTTCCGAGGCAGCTGTCGTTGCTGATGTGCACACGACAACCTACT TTCCCGAGCAGCCGGAGAATGTGATGCTGGAGAAGAGCACGGTCAGCAGCCTGCTGTTCAACTGGCAACCGCCCACCTACACAAACGGACCCATCAAGTACTACCAGGCATTCCTGATGCGCCACGAGGCCAGCTACTTTGTGCCCGCTGAATGCGCCGAGGTGGAGCAGGACACCAAGTCGGAGACCAAGGGCGATCCCAGTGTGAACTTCACGGGTCTAGCTCCAGCGGTGCGGTACATGATGCAGGTTGCGGCACAGAATGACTTCGGAATGGGCATCTATACAGCACCCGTAATTGGAATCACTTTGCCCGCAG TATCCGACATCGTGACCCAGTTGACCGTACTGTCCCAGGGTCCGGTGAACAACAACGCCGTGTACGGAGCGAACGTGACTATCACGTGGAAGGTGCCCTGCAAGTCCAATGGCGATATAGAGTATTTCCAGCTGGCCTTCAATGGCACACGAAAGAACTTCGCTCCAGTCTCATTTGAGCGGCAGGTGGAACTGGACACGGGTAATAAGCAGGGACGGATGTCCTacacggaaacggaaatgcagCCGCAGTTCGACTATACGGTTGAGGTGTCCGTGAAGAATCGCAATGTGGAACAGTTGAGCAGCAGCGTACCGGGTAGCTGGCAGTCGCCACCGGGAC TGCCCACCATTCCGAGTGAAGAGCTTATTAAGCAAATGCGTGCCAATGTCGAGGAGACGTCTAATCCAACGAAAACGGCCATTGTCCGCCTTCCAGCTGACATCATGACATCCGAATCCGGCGACATCAAGTGGGTGGCACTGATGGTCTCGCAAAAGAACTGTGCTGGAGTCCCACATCTCAGATACGATGTTAGCAGCGATTGGCCAAAGGTTCTATCCTACCAAGAGGCCGGCGCAGATGGCACAGGCGACTGCAGTCTGGAGTACCAAACCACCGAGGAGCGCTGGCATCCCGAGCCCGTGCAACGTCAGCGAAGGGATGGAGAGCTGACATCCGATGAGGAAATTGTTTTTACCATCGGAGTGGACAAGTGCTCGGAGATCAAGAAAACGTACTGCAATGGACCTCTGCTACCCGACACGGACTACAACGTTGTGGTGCGACTGTTCACCGCGTCTGGTTATAGCGATGCCGCCGTACTGAACTTCAAGACCAAGGCGGCCATCAAGGTGACCCTGATCCTGGTGAGCGTTTGCAGCTGCCTGCTGCTGGCCTTCGTACTTGGTTTGACGGTTCTGTGGGTGCGCAAGCGATTGGCCTG GAAACGTGACTCTGGTCAGGGTATCGAGGACCCATTCGGCAATGTCATTGCCAAGAACTTTGCCATCTTTTATACCGAGGTTGCCAAGCCGGAGAAACTGGCCAGGGAGTTCAAGGAGATCACCGTTGTGGCCTTGGAGCTTAGCTATTCCGCCTCCGAATTGGGTTGCCACAAGAATCGCTATGCGGACATATATCCAT ATGACAAGAATCGCGTGATTCTGGACATCGATGCGGAGGGATCGGACTATATCAATGCCTCCTTTATAGAT GGTCACACGCGTAAGAAGGAGTACATAGCCACCCAGGGACCAAAACCAGAGAGTGTGATGGACTTCTGGCGCATGATCCTGCAGTACAACGTGCGGGTTATTGTTCAAGTTACCCAGTTTCGCGAGGGCAATACG ATCAAGTGTCACGAGTACTATCCGTATAATTTGCGTGGATTGACTGTGACTATCAAGTCCAAGGAGGTTCTGGAGCTATACGATCGAACTGAGTTGACTGTTGTGCACGACAAGTACGGACTGAAGGAGAAGGTGATCCACTACTATTTCAAAAAGTGGCCCGATCACGGCGTGCCCGAGGATCCCATGCATTTGATTATGTTCGTGAAGAAGGTGAAGGCGGAGAAGCGACCCAGTTACTCGCCCATCATCGTCCATTGCAGTGCGGGAGTGGGCAGGACGGGCACCTTTATTGGTCTGGATCTGATCATGCAGCGATTGAAGAGCGAGTCGAAAATCAACATTTTCGAAACGGTCAAGAAACTGCGATTCCAG CGCATGAAAATGGTGCAAACGCAGCAGCAGTACACGTTCCTCTACGCCTGCACCTATGAGCTGGTCAAGCACAAGATTCCCAGAGCTGCCTTGAAAATGGAGGGGCGTCCCAAGTCCGTGACCGAGCCCGCCATTCCCGCTCCCAAAAAGGTGAGCTTCCCGGACGTGGATGTGGGCAGTGAGTATGTGTCATCCGCACCGATGATCGATGCGGAGAACGGTGTGCCCATCCTGCAGCTGCCTGCTCGGTTCTCCGGACAGCGGAGGAATAGTCCACCGGGCGAAAACGATGGTCAAACTACGAGCAGCAATATGTGA
- the LOC6734716 gene encoding leucine-rich repeats and immunoglobulin-like domains protein 1, which yields MHVSAIKGRQPPRESNDDSPMVITNYRICDIKTSGNGKYLMSWSRRRRRNNNKNSSSSSSKNNNAASESRSNDNCNYSTTNDFNKINKLLLITYMLLITAATICRSAAQSPSSSNAGGVGGSGSTGGSPLSALLKSGGASYNQQLPQQQLFAMLTRNGGGSSGPGSSGGNRGYTSARQHFMALSEDYSDADVDEEDMAALHYPLSASHPPAGVQGSSSSSGISIQSGSLETNGFVADDGGQYEHAQKALEAAAAAAKASNKYNIDCPKDCKCLNVLFDCDKLHLERVPVLPSYVQTLHLANNKLNDTTVLEIRNLLNLTKVSLKRNLLEVIPKFVGLSGLKHLVLANNHITSISSEALAALPLLRTLDLSRNQLRTIELNSFPKSNNLVHLILSFNEITNVNEHCFATLNNLTDLELSNNRLSTLPIRVFKNLNQLKKLALNFNQLEINWSTFRGLESMKNLQLKSNKIRALQDGVFYVMHKIETIDLAMNQISSLSRQGLFNLTKLRHLNLSFNAISRIEVDTWEFTQSLEVLDLSNNAINEFKPQHLDCLHRLKTLNLAHNRLQYLQENTFDCVKNLEELNLRRNRLSWIIEDQSAAAPFKALRKLRRLDLHGNNLKQISTKAMSGLNNLEILNLGSNALASIQVNAFEHMLRLNKLVFKSLNFICDCDLIWFQQWLKNRFPQQAEHAVCGYPEHLLDRHLKSLSSSELVCVDSPKPRVEQEPDDMLAVNGANITLECIASSPTAASLAAADELKIKWRHDNQHVQERPAVHDGSSTETQIRHDLSTNQTSIYGYLRLTNVTYESAGRYQCVVSNAFGTTYAQKFKISIGIHPTFLQVPSNLTLDAGEMARLVCSASGDPTPEIALQKFGGSEFPAATERRLQVIREENAFLITNAKPSDSGIYTCTALSAAGEIKVNATLVVNDKPQPSIPLVHQEVVVGRTCVLQCLSETANADFELEHPHREWFKENKPIHISPTAPDGDRYYFSNNKELLVILNAQSNDAGHFRCEITDNSRTFTLQSELVVVKENLNWDVLLMGIITVTVICVVVDCCIIWCTLRYQKKKLRMSMAAERLAARTHASLHSTLDKDQTQLTTLNRTQLRPHQSQLVLDGLPTQQQTQLRPRSPADLDNGEANHSRLIVTTTPSYEQRCLEQGLTLSYLLQTVPEAQQDHLSSKDSGTGSDSAVKRSLEDFAVAMPSHKHHTDDEQEEVEVDGENDLQYMELYEVNHAAAEQEHFLQNNNHNYDGGGGGDEGGVNKMVPKALLRKCSAGDSGSNYNSIQKWTTVDI from the exons ATGCACGTTTCAGCCATAAAAGGCCGACAGCCGCCGAGGGAGTCAAATGATGATAGCCCTATGGTCATTACTAATTATCGAATCTGCGACATCAAAACGAGTGgcaatggcaaatatttaatgtcgTGGAGTCGGCGTCGGcggcgcaacaacaacaaaaacagcagcagcagcagcagcaaaaacaacaatgcgGCATCTGAAAGTCGCAGTAAtgataattgcaattattcTACAACCAATgatttcaataaaatcaataaattgctGCTAATTACGTACATGCTGCTGATAACAGCGGCCACAATTTGTCGAAGCGCCGCCCAGTCGCCGTCATCATCGAATGCCGGTGGAGTTGGAGGATCCGGTTCCACTGGGGGATCCCCCCTGAGTGCGCTGCTCAAATCCGGTGGCGCCTCCTACAATCAACAGTTGCCGCAACAGCAGCTCTTCGCCATGCTGACCAGGAATGGAGGTGGTTCGTCGGGCCCGGGATCGAGTGGCGGCAACAGAGGCTACACCAGCGCCAGGCAGCACTTCATGGCCCTCAGCGAGGATTActcggatgcggatgtggacgAGGAGGATATGGCTGCATTGCACTACCCGCTGTCTGCCTCGCATCCACCGGCTGGCGTTCAGggatcctcctcctcctccggtaTTTCAATACAGTCCGGATCGTTGGAGACAAACGGCTTCGTGGCCGACGATGGTGGACAGTACGAGCATGCCCAGAAAGCACTGGaggctgctgcggcggcggccaaGGCCAGTAATAAGTACAACATCGACTGCCCCAAGGACTGCAAGTGCCTCAATGTTCTCTTCGACTGCGATAAGCTGCATCTGGAACGGGTGCCCGTCTTGCCCAGCTACGTGCAAACTTT GCATCTGGCTAACAACAAACTGAACGACACCACCGTCCTGGAGATACGTAATCTGTTGAATTTGACTAAAGT TtcattaaaacgaaatttattGGAGGTAATCCCGAAATTTGTGGGCCTCAGCGGCCTGAAGCACCTGGTATTGGCCAACAACCATATTACCAGCATCTCCAGCGAGGCGCTGGCAGCTTTGCCACTGCTGAGAACGCTGGATCTGTCCAGGAATCAGCTGCGCACCATCGAGCTTAACTCTTTTCCGAAGTCAAATAACCTTGTTCACTT AATACTCAGTTTTAACGAGATAACCAATGTGAATGAGCACTGCTTTGCGACTCTAAACAACCTAACAGACCTGGAGCTGAGTAATAATCGCCTAAGCACTCTGCCCATCAGGGTTTTCAAAAATCTGAATCAATTGAAGAAGCT AGCTCTCAACTTTAACCAACTGGAGATCAACTGGTCCACATTCCGTGGTCTGGAGTCGATGAAAAATCTTCAACTGAAGTCCAACAAAATCCGAGCGCTGCAGGACGGCGTCTTCTATGTGATGCATAAAATCGAAACCATTGATCTGGCCATGAACCAGATCAGTTCCCTTTCCCGCCAGGGTCTCTTCAATCTGACAAAGTTGCGCCACCTCAACCTGTCGTTTAATGCCATTTCACGCATTGAGGTTGACACTTGGGAGTTCACTCAGTCGCTGGAAGTGCTGGATCTGTCGAACAATGCAATCAACGAGTTCAAGCCACAGCATTTGGACTGCCTACATCGCTTGAAAACCCTCAATCTAGCCCACAACCGATTGCAATATCTGCAGGAAAACACCTTTGATTGTGTGAAGAATCTTGAGGAGTTGAACCTGCGGCGCAATCGTCTGTCCTGGATCATCGAGGATCAGAGTGCGGCGGCTCCGTTCAAAGCGCTCCGAAAATTGCGACGCCTGGACTTGCATGGCAATAATCTAAAGCAGATCAGCACTAAGGCGATGAGTGGCCTCAACAACCTGGAGATACTCAATCTCGGTTCCAATGCCCTGGCCAGCATTCAGGTCAATGCTTTTGAGCACATGCTTCGCCtaaataaattggtttttaaatCGCTCAACTTCATCTGCGACTGCGATTTGATCTGGTTTCAACAGTGGCTGAAGAATCGTTTTCCCCAGCAGGCCGAGCACGCGGTGTGTGGCTATCCGGAGCATCTACTAGATCGGCATCTAAAGTCACTGAGCAGTTCGGAGTTGGTGTGTG TGGACTCCCCGAAACCGAGAGTGGAACAAGAACCGGACGACATGCTGGCCGTGAATGGAGCTAACATCACTCTGGAATGCATTGCCAGTTCTCCGACAGCGGCCTCACTGGCCGCCGCCGATGAGCTGAAGATCAAATGGCGCCACGACAATCAGCATGTCCAGGAGCGACCGGCTGTGCACGACGGTTCTAGCACGGAAACGCAGATCCGCCATGATCTGAGCACCAATCAGACCTCCATCTATGGCTATCTGAGGCTCACGAATGTGACTTACGAAAGCGCTGGACGCTATCAGTGCGTGGTATCGAATGCCTTTGGAACCACCTATGCACAGAAGTTTAAGATATCTATAGGAA TTCATCCCACCTTTTTGCAAGTGCCGTCGAATCTAACGCTGGACGCTGGCGAAATGGCTCGATTGGTCTGCTCGGCGAGCGGTGATCCCACACCTGAGATAGCGCTGCAAAAGTTCGGCGGTAGTGAGTTTCCAGCGGCAACCGAGCGTCGGCTGCAAGTGATCCGCGAGGAGAACGCGTTTTTGATAACCAACGCTAAGCCCAGCGACTCTGGAATTTACACGTGCACAGCGTTAAGTGCTGCGGGCGAGATTAAGGTCAATGCCACGCTGGTGGTAAATG ACAAACCGCAGCCTAGCATTCCCTTGGTGCACCAGGAGGTTGTTGTGGGCCGCACATGTGTGTTGCAGTGTCTTAGCGAAACGGCCAATGCTGATTTTGAGCTAGAACATCCGCACCGCGAGTGGTTTAAGGAGAACAAACCGATACACATTTCGCCAACAGCTCCGGACGGCGATCGTTACTATTTTTCCAACAACAAGGAACTGCTTGTGATCCTGAATGCTCAGTCCAACGATGCTGGACACTTTCGCTGTGAGATAACGGACAACTCGCGAACATTTACGCTGCAGTCGGAGCTGGTAGTGGTCAAGGAGAACCTTAACTGGGACGTCTTGCTGATGGGCATAATCACAGTAACCGTCATCTGTGTTGTGGTGGACTGCTGCATCATTTGGTGCACTCTGCGCTATCAGAAAAAGAAACTACGCATGAGCATGGCTGCCGAGAGGCTGGCGGCTCGTACGCACGCTAGTCTACATTCTACTCTCGACAAGGATCAGACGCAGCTGACTACGCTTAATCGTACGCAGCTTAGACCACACCAATCGCAGCTGGTCCTAGACGGACTTCCCACGCAGCAGCAAACGCAGTTACGCCCGCGAAGCCCTGCGGACTTGGACAATGGCGAGGCGAACCACAGTCGCCTCATCGTGACGACAACGCCCTCCTACGAACAGCGCTGCCTGGAGCAGGGACTGACCCTAAGCTATCTGCTTCAGACGGTCCCGGAGGCCCAGCAGGATCATTTGTCCAGCAAGGACTCGGGCACCGGTTCGGATTCGGCTGTGAAACGCAGTCTGGAGGACTTTGCGGTGGCCATGCCCAGTCATAAGCATCACACCGACGacgagcaggaggaggtggaggtggatgGAGAAAACGACCTACAGTACATGGAGCTGTACGAGGTGAATCATGCTGCAGCCGAGCAGGAGCACTTTCTGCAGAACAACAATCACAACTACGACGGTGGCGGGGGTGGCGATGAAGGTGGGGTCAACAAAATGGTGCCCAAGGCGCTGCTCCGCAAATGCAGCGCTGGtgacagcggcagcaactaCAACTCCATCCAAAAGTGGACAACAGTGGACATTTGA